A genomic window from Brevibacillus agri includes:
- a CDS encoding DinB family protein: protein MKKLLAYNWMVRDEWFAWCAKLPEEELLKTRVGGAGTILYTLFHIADVEYSWLRAVQGKPDVQVPYEEHQSLVQVKALAAQWREELRDFIEAWTDDWEREPVRVAWSDKEYAKGEIMRHVIAHEIHHMGQLSIWARELSYTPVSANFIGRNLV, encoded by the coding sequence GTGAAAAAGCTGTTGGCGTACAACTGGATGGTGCGGGATGAATGGTTTGCCTGGTGTGCAAAGCTGCCGGAAGAAGAACTGCTGAAAACGAGAGTGGGAGGCGCCGGGACGATTTTGTACACGCTGTTTCATATTGCAGATGTGGAGTACAGTTGGCTGCGGGCCGTACAGGGGAAGCCGGATGTGCAAGTGCCTTACGAGGAACACCAGTCGCTTGTGCAGGTAAAGGCGCTGGCGGCTCAATGGCGGGAAGAGCTGCGCGATTTTATCGAGGCTTGGACAGACGACTGGGAGCGGGAGCCTGTGCGCGTGGCATGGAGCGACAAGGAGTACGCCAAAGGGGAGATCATGCGGCATGTGATCGCGCACGAGATTCACCATATGGGGCAACTGTCGATCTGGGCCAGGGAGCTTAGCTATACGCCAGTCTCCGCCAATTTTATTGGCAGGAACTTGGTGTAA
- a CDS encoding DUF402 domain-containing protein, producing MKRKRADRPGWRRVKRMGYQEKWVEALSFSGYAVRLTLDEVTEPAYMPVGEKLLCVGDRGYVYLQYFPDQKPYAVTKMMDELGNTVQWYIDICKAHGKDENGHIWYDDLYLDIVVLPQGEVYLLDQDELDEALQKGVIDSDEHSFATEVADQLLRDILAGKRDTFDFPNFFA from the coding sequence ATGAAGCGAAAACGAGCAGACCGACCTGGGTGGAGACGCGTCAAGCGAATGGGCTATCAGGAAAAGTGGGTAGAGGCTTTGTCTTTTTCCGGGTACGCTGTCCGTTTGACCCTGGACGAAGTAACCGAGCCCGCCTACATGCCTGTTGGTGAAAAACTGTTGTGCGTAGGCGACAGAGGGTATGTGTACCTGCAATACTTTCCGGATCAGAAGCCTTATGCCGTCACGAAAATGATGGACGAGCTTGGCAACACCGTGCAGTGGTACATTGATATTTGCAAGGCGCATGGCAAAGATGAGAACGGCCATATCTGGTATGACGATCTCTACCTCGACATTGTGGTGCTGCCGCAGGGCGAGGTTTATTTGCTCGACCAGGACGAACTGGACGAAGCGCTGCAAAAAGGAGTCATCGACAGCGACGAGCACAGCTTCGCGACGGAGGTGGCCGATCAGCTCCTGCGGGATATTTTGGCAGGCAAGCGGGATACCTTTGACTTTCCAAATTTCTTTGCATAA
- the pyrH gene encoding UMP kinase, producing MKYKRVLVKLSGGAVAQENGFGFDPGQLEHIAGEILSLLDMGVEVAIVIGGGNIFRGNMADQWGIERVEADNIGTLATVINSLMLRGVLKARVNREVRVMTAVPINAVAEPYIRLRAVHHLEKGYVVIFAGGNGQPYVTTDYPAVQRALEVEADALLVAKHGVDGVYTADPRKDATARQYLEVSFDEVVRKDLRVMDQSAMILARDHGLPLHVFNFDQPGAMAQICRGEQAGTFISRELEPVFK from the coding sequence ATGAAGTATAAGCGGGTGTTGGTCAAATTGAGCGGCGGGGCTGTCGCGCAGGAGAACGGGTTTGGATTTGACCCGGGACAACTGGAGCATATCGCGGGGGAGATTCTTTCCTTGCTCGACATGGGCGTCGAGGTAGCGATTGTCATTGGCGGGGGAAACATTTTTCGCGGCAACATGGCGGACCAGTGGGGGATCGAGCGGGTTGAGGCAGACAACATCGGGACGCTGGCGACTGTCATCAACAGCCTGATGCTGCGAGGCGTGCTGAAGGCGCGCGTCAACCGGGAAGTCAGAGTGATGACAGCCGTGCCGATCAATGCCGTCGCGGAGCCGTACATTCGCCTGCGCGCCGTGCACCATCTGGAAAAGGGCTACGTCGTCATTTTCGCGGGCGGAAACGGGCAGCCGTATGTGACGACAGACTATCCGGCTGTGCAACGGGCGCTGGAGGTGGAGGCCGACGCTCTTTTGGTCGCGAAACACGGGGTAGATGGCGTCTACACGGCCGATCCGCGCAAGGACGCGACGGCGAGACAGTACCTGGAGGTTTCCTTTGACGAGGTGGTCAGAAAAGACTTGCGCGTCATGGACCAGTCCGCGATGATTTTGGCGCGGGACCACGGCTTGCCGCTGCATGTGTTCAACTTCGACCAGCCCGGAGCGATGGCGCAAATTTGCCGTGGGGAGCAGGCAGGGACTTTTATCAGCCGGGAGCTGGAACCTGTCTTCAAATAA
- a CDS encoding DNA topoisomerase III, translating into MSKTLVLAEKPSVGRDIAKVLQCQKKGNGFLEGDKYIVTWALGHLVTLADPEAYGQQFSSWRIEDLPIMPSPLKLVVIRESNKQFQTVKQQMRRSDVSQIVIATDAGREGELVARWIIEMAHVQKPIKRLWISSVTDKAIRDGFRNLKDGKQYENLYASAAARAEADWLVGINATRALTCKHNAQLSCGRVQTPTLAIVAAREEEIRRFTPKPFFGLRAVAEQSVSLQWQDQKTKDVKTFSKERADQLLAALKQEKSAEVVDVTRTHKKTYAPQLYDLTELQRDANRMFGYSPKETLSIMQSLYEHHKAVTYPRTDSRYLSSDIVETLPDRIKAVQMKPYAPLAARILRSPIKAAKSFVDDSKVSDHHAIIPTEQAVFLGDLSDKERKIFDLIVKRFLAVLLPPFEYEQTTIQAKIGGELFLARGKTVLAQGWREAYDHDVEDEEGQDGLAEQWLPKIEKGDRLAIQSIAQTKGETKPPEPFTEASLLSAMENPAKYMANESKELIKTIGETGGLGTVATRADIMEKLFNSFLLEKRGKHIFVTAKGKQLLELVPDEMQSPTLTAQWEQKLAAIAKGSLNKRAFIEEMKAYAREVVQEIKNSDKTFRHDNLTRSKCPECSKLLLEVNGKRGKMLVCQDRECGYRKSIAKQTNARCPKCHKRLELRGEGEGQMLVCACGHREKLSTFKERREKEKGSKVSKKEVAKYLKSQEKESDEGINFALKDALSKFKFE; encoded by the coding sequence ATGAGCAAAACGCTTGTGCTGGCGGAAAAGCCATCCGTCGGCCGCGATATCGCGAAAGTATTGCAGTGCCAGAAAAAAGGGAACGGCTTTCTGGAAGGAGATAAATACATTGTGACGTGGGCCTTGGGGCATCTCGTGACCTTGGCCGATCCGGAAGCTTACGGGCAGCAGTTCAGCTCGTGGCGAATCGAGGATTTGCCGATCATGCCGTCTCCGTTGAAGCTCGTCGTCATCCGCGAGAGCAACAAACAGTTTCAGACCGTGAAGCAGCAAATGCGGCGCAGCGACGTCAGCCAGATTGTGATTGCGACAGATGCCGGGCGCGAAGGCGAGCTGGTCGCCCGCTGGATTATCGAAATGGCGCATGTGCAAAAGCCGATCAAGCGGCTGTGGATTTCGTCAGTCACCGACAAGGCGATTCGCGACGGCTTCCGCAACCTGAAGGACGGCAAGCAGTACGAAAACTTGTACGCTTCTGCGGCCGCCCGCGCCGAGGCGGACTGGCTCGTCGGAATCAATGCTACTCGCGCCTTGACGTGCAAGCACAACGCCCAGCTCTCGTGCGGGCGCGTCCAGACGCCGACGCTGGCCATCGTCGCGGCGAGAGAAGAAGAGATTCGCCGCTTTACGCCCAAGCCGTTTTTCGGCCTGCGCGCCGTGGCAGAGCAGTCGGTTTCGCTGCAATGGCAGGACCAGAAGACGAAGGACGTCAAAACGTTTTCCAAAGAGCGGGCGGACCAGCTTCTCGCTGCCTTGAAGCAGGAAAAAAGCGCAGAGGTCGTGGATGTGACCCGCACGCACAAAAAGACGTACGCCCCGCAACTTTACGATCTCACCGAGTTGCAGCGGGACGCGAACCGGATGTTTGGCTATTCGCCGAAAGAGACGCTGTCCATCATGCAAAGCCTCTACGAGCACCACAAGGCAGTGACGTATCCGCGGACCGATTCCCGCTACCTCTCGTCCGATATCGTCGAGACGTTGCCAGACAGGATCAAGGCTGTGCAGATGAAGCCGTATGCGCCGCTCGCGGCGAGAATTTTGCGGTCGCCGATCAAGGCGGCGAAGTCGTTTGTGGACGACAGCAAAGTTTCCGACCACCACGCCATCATCCCGACGGAGCAAGCGGTGTTTCTCGGCGATTTGAGCGACAAGGAGCGCAAAATTTTCGACCTGATCGTGAAGCGCTTCCTTGCTGTGCTCTTGCCTCCTTTTGAATACGAACAGACGACGATCCAGGCGAAAATCGGCGGCGAGCTGTTCCTGGCCAGAGGCAAGACCGTGCTGGCCCAAGGCTGGCGGGAAGCCTACGACCACGATGTCGAAGACGAGGAAGGACAGGACGGACTGGCGGAGCAGTGGCTGCCGAAGATCGAAAAAGGCGATCGTCTCGCTATCCAGAGCATCGCGCAAACGAAAGGCGAGACGAAGCCGCCGGAGCCGTTTACAGAGGCCAGTCTGTTGTCCGCGATGGAAAATCCGGCGAAATACATGGCAAACGAAAGCAAGGAGCTAATCAAAACGATCGGCGAGACAGGCGGACTCGGTACTGTGGCGACGCGCGCCGACATCATGGAAAAGCTGTTTAACAGCTTCCTTTTGGAGAAGCGCGGCAAGCATATTTTCGTCACGGCAAAAGGCAAGCAGCTTCTGGAGCTTGTTCCCGACGAAATGCAATCCCCGACGCTGACCGCCCAGTGGGAGCAAAAGCTCGCCGCTATCGCCAAAGGAAGCCTGAACAAGCGCGCCTTTATCGAAGAGATGAAAGCGTACGCGCGAGAAGTCGTACAGGAGATCAAAAACAGCGACAAGACGTTCCGCCACGATAACCTGACGAGAAGCAAATGTCCGGAGTGCAGCAAGCTTTTGCTGGAGGTAAACGGAAAGCGCGGCAAGATGCTCGTCTGCCAGGACCGCGAATGCGGCTACCGCAAAAGCATTGCCAAGCAGACGAACGCCCGCTGCCCGAAATGCCACAAGCGGCTGGAATTGCGCGGCGAGGGCGAAGGGCAAATGTTGGTTTGCGCTTGCGGGCACAGGGAAAAGCTCTCGACGTTCAAGGAGCGCAGAGAGAAGGAAAAGGGCAGCAAAGTGTCCAAGAAGGAAGTCGCCAAGTATTTGAAATCGCAGGAGAAGGAGAGCGACGAAGGTATCAACTTCGCGCTGAAGGACGCGCTCTCCAAGTTCAAATTCGAGTAG
- the yyaC gene encoding spore protease YyaC yields MGFFGSRKEETDAKATASVLLTIHDNERTIRQETAAMAAFLNTLIQQASREQREVVFLCIGSDRSIGDALGPLVGTMLLEAGVTHRVYGTLEEPVHAFNLEPTLKAIKRQFRQPLIIGIDAGLGEKEQVGAVILKEGPLLPGRALQKMLPPVGDYRMANEPIMPAPPCKAAHVTIRLLKTHLHKKIYIPRNGLRTLSHSRIPPVHRKLEGLRL; encoded by the coding sequence ATGGGATTTTTCGGCAGCCGTAAAGAAGAAACAGACGCAAAAGCAACAGCAAGCGTCCTGTTGACTATCCATGACAACGAACGAACCATCCGGCAGGAAACCGCCGCGATGGCTGCGTTTCTGAACACGCTCATCCAGCAAGCGAGCCGGGAACAAAGAGAGGTCGTCTTTTTGTGCATCGGGTCGGATCGCTCGATTGGCGATGCGCTGGGGCCATTGGTTGGAACGATGCTGCTGGAGGCGGGTGTCACCCACCGCGTTTACGGAACGCTGGAGGAGCCGGTTCATGCCTTCAATCTGGAGCCGACCTTGAAGGCGATCAAGCGACAGTTTCGGCAGCCGCTCATCATTGGCATTGACGCCGGGCTGGGGGAGAAGGAGCAGGTTGGCGCGGTCATTTTGAAGGAAGGTCCGCTGCTTCCGGGGCGGGCTTTGCAAAAAATGCTGCCGCCTGTAGGGGACTATCGCATGGCAAACGAGCCTATCATGCCCGCCCCTCCATGTAAAGCCGCCCACGTAACCATCCGCCTGTTAAAAACCCATTTACACAAAAAAATTTACATTCCCAGAAATGGACTGCGAACGCTTAGTCATTCAAGAATCCCACCCGTACACCGCAAGCTGGAAGGCTTGCGGCTTTAG
- a CDS encoding PrpF domain-containing protein, whose product MDLAIRMMSMQKPHQALAITGAICTTAAAFLPDTVLSELIDIKREVLRLAHPGGIIETKAEFVAGHISAIKVVRTARMILEGYVYTKSHYALASQSQLA is encoded by the coding sequence ATGGATCTCGCCATTCGCATGATGTCGATGCAAAAGCCGCACCAGGCGCTGGCGATCACGGGAGCGATCTGCACCACGGCGGCCGCTTTTCTGCCTGACACCGTCCTCTCCGAGCTGATCGACATCAAGCGGGAGGTGCTGCGGCTCGCGCATCCCGGCGGCATCATCGAAACGAAGGCGGAATTTGTCGCGGGCCACATCAGCGCAATCAAAGTCGTGCGCACGGCACGGATGATTTTGGAAGGGTATGTGTACACGAAAAGCCATTACGCGCTTGCTTCCCAGTCCCAGTTGGCGTAA
- a CDS encoding HlyD family secretion protein — protein sequence MKRVLRAVSIGSLILALSGCGLLGEKQQPLSGTIEADEWPIVAEVGGLVTKVIAEEGSEVKKGEVLAEIDPRSYQISVAEAKAAWEQARARLEEAKAGSRDQTIQKGVAAVQQANASIRLAQARKSQAEAGIARAQEQLAQAESQRAGAEETLRYQQKRLQEATALYEKGAISQKDLDTQKEAVSQATTQLNQWTAQVAQAKAAYRSAQEDAAAAAAQVGTAKAQQQGAQAELDLVRAGSTDYAIRALLAAEEQAQARLDQAMLQLEKTRIVAAEDGVLLRSSIEQGEVAKPGATLFTMMKADQLKLVVYIPEAQLNRVQKRQEVGIKVDAYPDETFTGTISRIADKAEFTPRNVQTQDERTKLVFAVTIDVAKGQDKLKPGMPADVLLPDGEGGR from the coding sequence ATGAAACGTGTCTTGCGCGCTGTAAGTATCGGCAGCCTGATTCTCGCTCTGTCAGGCTGCGGCCTGCTCGGGGAAAAGCAGCAGCCACTGTCGGGGACAATCGAGGCGGATGAATGGCCGATCGTGGCCGAGGTAGGCGGGCTGGTGACGAAGGTGATCGCCGAGGAAGGTAGCGAGGTGAAAAAAGGCGAGGTGCTGGCGGAAATCGACCCGCGCAGCTACCAGATCAGCGTGGCGGAGGCCAAGGCCGCATGGGAGCAGGCGAGGGCCAGGCTGGAGGAAGCGAAGGCAGGCTCGCGCGACCAGACGATTCAGAAGGGAGTGGCCGCCGTTCAGCAGGCGAATGCCAGCATCCGTTTGGCGCAGGCGAGAAAAAGCCAGGCAGAGGCCGGAATTGCCCGGGCGCAGGAGCAACTGGCGCAGGCCGAATCGCAGCGCGCAGGAGCGGAGGAGACGCTGCGCTACCAGCAAAAGCGGCTGCAAGAGGCGACGGCCTTGTATGAAAAAGGAGCGATCTCGCAAAAAGATTTGGATACGCAAAAAGAGGCGGTCAGCCAGGCGACTACCCAGTTGAACCAGTGGACGGCACAGGTGGCGCAGGCCAAGGCGGCGTACCGTTCCGCCCAGGAGGACGCAGCTGCGGCGGCTGCCCAGGTCGGCACAGCAAAAGCCCAGCAGCAAGGAGCGCAAGCAGAGCTTGATCTGGTGCGGGCAGGCAGTACGGACTACGCCATCCGGGCACTGCTGGCAGCGGAGGAGCAGGCGCAGGCGAGGCTCGACCAGGCGATGCTGCAGCTTGAAAAGACGCGGATTGTCGCCGCAGAAGACGGCGTTTTGCTGCGCTCCTCCATCGAGCAGGGAGAGGTCGCCAAACCGGGGGCTACGTTGTTTACGATGATGAAGGCAGACCAGCTCAAGCTCGTGGTGTACATCCCGGAAGCGCAGTTGAATCGGGTGCAAAAAAGGCAGGAGGTCGGCATCAAGGTCGATGCGTACCCGGATGAGACGTTTACAGGCACGATCAGCCGCATCGCGGACAAAGCGGAGTTTACGCCGCGCAATGTGCAGACGCAAGACGAGCGGACCAAGCTTGTGTTTGCCGTCACGATTGACGTCGCTAAAGGCCAGGACAAACTCAAGCCGGGCATGCCTGCCGATGTGCTGCTGCCAGACGGGGAGGGAGGCCGATGA
- a CDS encoding ABC transporter ATP-binding protein, with protein MSAAAITCQQLTKRFGERVAVNSLTLTVPKGSIYGFLGPNGSGKSTTIRMLCGLMTPTTGSGTVLGYDVMTQSEEIKQRIGYMSQKFSLYEDLTVEENLDFYAGVYQLGAAERRKRKAELIEMAGLTGREKQLAGSLSGGWKQRLALSCALLHKPELLILDEPTAGVDPVSRRIFWEVIHELAEQGITVLVTTHYMDEAQTCDWIGFIFFGNLLAEGTPQELIEQMGADNLEDVFIELVRREEARQVAEGGAR; from the coding sequence ATGAGCGCCGCCGCCATTACGTGCCAGCAACTGACCAAGCGCTTCGGAGAGCGGGTCGCCGTCAACAGCCTGACCTTGACGGTGCCAAAAGGCTCGATTTACGGCTTCCTCGGCCCGAACGGCTCGGGAAAATCGACGACGATTCGCATGCTGTGCGGGCTGATGACGCCGACGACGGGCAGCGGAACGGTGCTCGGCTATGACGTCATGACACAGAGCGAAGAGATCAAGCAACGCATCGGCTACATGTCGCAAAAGTTCAGCCTGTATGAAGATTTGACAGTGGAAGAAAACCTCGATTTTTACGCGGGCGTCTACCAGCTTGGCGCAGCAGAGCGGCGGAAAAGAAAGGCGGAGCTGATCGAAATGGCAGGGCTGACAGGCCGGGAGAAGCAACTCGCAGGCTCGCTGTCCGGCGGCTGGAAGCAGCGTCTCGCCTTGTCCTGCGCCCTTTTGCACAAGCCGGAGCTGCTGATTCTCGACGAACCGACGGCCGGAGTCGACCCGGTGTCGCGGCGCATTTTCTGGGAAGTAATTCACGAGCTGGCTGAGCAAGGAATTACCGTGCTGGTGACGACGCACTACATGGATGAGGCCCAGACGTGCGACTGGATCGGGTTCATTTTTTTCGGCAACCTGCTTGCGGAAGGAACCCCGCAGGAATTGATCGAGCAGATGGGCGCGGACAATCTGGAGGACGTGTTCATCGAGCTGGTGCGGCGCGAAGAAGCGCGGCAGGTAGCGGAGGGGGGAGCGCGATGA
- a CDS encoding ABC transporter permease, with translation MRRFVWGRYWSIVKKEVIQIKRDRPSLAIALVMPLMLLFLFGYAVNTDVNDIRMAVWNQSPSAASRELVDQFVHTKIFQATVSVGGYRELEAMLDEGTADVGLVIGPDYTRQKDRGEPAHIQLLVNGSDPNIARTAVSNAQLIVQHQAISLQEKKLEKQGMGELTLPLALETRVLFNPNMESIVFNIPGLIGLIMQNVTMILTAFSLVREKERGTMEQLVVTPIRPLELMLGKITPYVGVGLFSFCLVLFVGTAWFGVPVKGSIGLLVALSVLFLVTTLLLGILISTVAKTQLQAMQMAFALILPSVLLSGFMFPRDSMPVVIQWLGGLVPLTYFLEILRGIFLKGVGAEALWKEIVGMGAFSLVILAVAIGRFRKKIE, from the coding sequence ATGAGACGGTTTGTCTGGGGGCGCTACTGGTCCATCGTCAAAAAGGAAGTGATCCAGATCAAACGCGATCGGCCCAGCCTGGCGATTGCGCTGGTCATGCCGCTGATGCTTTTGTTTTTGTTCGGGTACGCAGTCAACACGGATGTGAACGACATCCGCATGGCGGTCTGGAACCAGAGTCCGTCAGCCGCAAGCCGGGAGCTGGTCGATCAGTTCGTGCACACGAAAATTTTTCAGGCGACAGTGAGCGTCGGCGGCTACCGGGAGCTGGAGGCGATGCTGGACGAGGGGACGGCAGATGTCGGGCTGGTGATCGGGCCGGACTACACGCGGCAAAAAGACCGCGGCGAGCCAGCGCACATTCAGCTTCTCGTCAACGGCTCCGATCCGAACATCGCGCGCACGGCTGTGTCCAACGCCCAACTGATCGTGCAGCACCAGGCGATCAGCTTGCAGGAAAAGAAGCTGGAAAAGCAGGGAATGGGCGAGCTGACGCTGCCGCTTGCGCTGGAGACGCGCGTGCTGTTCAATCCGAATATGGAGAGCATCGTCTTCAATATCCCTGGCCTGATCGGGCTAATTATGCAAAACGTCACGATGATTTTGACCGCCTTTTCGCTCGTCCGTGAAAAAGAACGGGGCACGATGGAGCAACTCGTCGTGACGCCGATTCGCCCGCTGGAGCTGATGCTTGGCAAAATTACGCCGTATGTCGGCGTCGGGCTGTTTTCGTTTTGCCTCGTGCTCTTCGTTGGGACTGCCTGGTTCGGGGTTCCGGTCAAAGGAAGCATTGGCCTGTTGGTCGCCTTGTCCGTCCTGTTTCTCGTGACCACGCTGCTGCTGGGAATTTTGATCTCGACCGTAGCGAAGACGCAGCTTCAGGCGATGCAGATGGCCTTCGCGCTCATCCTGCCCAGCGTGCTTTTGTCCGGGTTCATGTTCCCGCGCGATTCGATGCCGGTCGTGATACAATGGTTAGGCGGGCTTGTCCCGTTGACCTATTTTCTGGAAATTTTGCGGGGAATCTTTTTGAAAGGCGTAGGCGCCGAGGCACTCTGGAAAGAGATCGTCGGGATGGGCGCATTCAGCCTGGTCATTTTGGCCGTTGCCATCGGCAGATTCCGCAAAAAGATCGAATAG
- a CDS encoding TetR/AcrR family transcriptional regulator: MNKPPSFEEGLLQYVEELKDESEMTEKQRNILRASVKLFAEKGFHASSTSEIAKEAGVAEGTIFRHYKSKKDILLAVVAPVLVKFAAPFILKDVREIFKEQAQKPFGEIVTELYRNRLNLVVANEKHIRILLQEAFFHDEIREALIATVFKDAKLMAQKLIEAKVAEGELRPLPSQAVFRVVLSAMIGLVLFRQVLDEDDYAAYSDEEQIAMTVDILLNGVGK; the protein is encoded by the coding sequence ATGAACAAGCCGCCGTCGTTTGAAGAGGGCCTGTTGCAATATGTGGAAGAGCTGAAAGACGAGAGCGAGATGACGGAAAAGCAGCGCAATATTTTGCGGGCCTCCGTTAAGCTGTTCGCGGAAAAAGGCTTCCATGCCAGCTCTACCTCGGAAATCGCCAAAGAGGCGGGAGTGGCTGAAGGGACGATTTTCCGCCATTACAAATCGAAAAAAGACATTTTGCTTGCCGTCGTGGCACCCGTGCTGGTGAAATTCGCGGCGCCGTTCATCCTGAAGGACGTGCGCGAGATCTTCAAGGAGCAGGCGCAAAAGCCGTTTGGCGAAATCGTCACGGAGCTGTACCGGAATCGCCTGAACCTGGTCGTCGCCAACGAAAAGCACATTCGCATCTTGCTCCAGGAGGCGTTTTTCCACGACGAGATTCGGGAAGCGCTGATCGCGACTGTCTTTAAGGATGCCAAACTGATGGCGCAAAAGCTGATCGAAGCAAAAGTGGCTGAGGGCGAGCTGCGTCCGCTGCCGAGCCAGGCGGTCTTTCGCGTCGTGCTGTCTGCGATGATCGGCCTGGTGCTGTTTCGCCAGGTGCTGGACGAGGACGATTATGCAGCCTACAGCGATGAAGAGCAAATTGCTATGACCGTCGATATTTTGCTGAACGGGGTTGGAAAATGA
- the purU gene encoding formyltetrahydrofolate deformylase, whose product MHLLSEREWLAYREKNKDRARMLISCPDRAGIVAAVSNFLFQQGANIVQSDQYTTDPETGRFFMRIEFDLVNLQERFEAIKAEFGQVADSFGMDWSLVEANKRKKVALFVSKEDHCLLELLWRWKSGELHADISVVVSNHPDMQETVESFGIPYRCIPVTKENKPQAEQEQLEAAAGVDLIVLARYMQILSPRFLTDYAMRIINIHHSFLPAFVGAKPYEQAYRRGVKLIGATAHYVTEELDAGPIIEQDVQRVSHQEDVEALKQLGRQVERTVLARAVRWHLEDRVLVYGNKTIVFP is encoded by the coding sequence ATGCATTTGTTATCAGAGAGAGAATGGCTCGCGTATCGGGAAAAAAACAAAGACCGAGCGCGCATGCTGATTTCCTGCCCGGACCGTGCGGGGATCGTGGCGGCGGTCTCGAATTTTTTGTTTCAGCAGGGCGCAAACATCGTCCAGTCTGACCAGTACACGACTGACCCGGAGACAGGCCGCTTTTTCATGCGGATTGAATTTGATCTGGTCAACCTGCAAGAGCGCTTCGAGGCGATCAAGGCGGAGTTCGGTCAGGTAGCCGACAGCTTCGGCATGGACTGGTCCCTGGTCGAAGCGAACAAGCGCAAAAAGGTTGCCTTGTTTGTTTCCAAAGAAGACCACTGTCTGCTGGAACTGCTGTGGCGCTGGAAGTCCGGCGAACTGCACGCGGATATATCCGTTGTGGTCAGCAACCATCCGGACATGCAGGAGACGGTGGAGTCGTTTGGCATCCCGTACCGCTGCATTCCGGTGACGAAGGAAAACAAGCCGCAGGCGGAACAAGAACAACTGGAAGCGGCAGCGGGCGTCGACCTGATCGTCCTGGCGCGCTACATGCAGATTTTGTCCCCGCGCTTTCTTACGGACTACGCGATGCGGATCATCAACATCCACCATTCGTTCCTCCCTGCCTTCGTGGGTGCCAAGCCTTACGAGCAGGCGTATCGCCGCGGCGTGAAGCTGATCGGGGCGACCGCGCACTACGTCACCGAGGAGCTGGACGCAGGTCCGATCATCGAGCAGGACGTGCAGCGCGTCTCGCATCAGGAGGATGTCGAAGCGTTGAAGCAGCTCGGACGCCAGGTGGAGCGCACCGTGCTGGCGCGCGCCGTCCGCTGGCATCTGGAAGACCGTGTGCTGGTGTACGGCAACAAGACGATTGTGTTTCCGTAA
- a CDS encoding IS4 family transposase: MDKNTLFSSFGKYISPINIVKFQQRIDETDQDKYVKKLTTKAYLLLFLHAQLQQREGLRAIADDVLSKKFQRELGLSSISPAQLSRKNNRVDPALLEEIFVDLVGQIQRHSGNTYSLRKDMKIIDSTTIGLCLQKYKWATFRKTKAGIKLHLRLVFADQGDVYPEKITITGAKSNDRTQMESLIDEIGMMYVFDRGYVDYEKFDEYTDKGIFFASRLKDNAEIRHLYEFKIPLESSVLSDSMILLGTPQKRVDNVLRLIETLDSKGNLIRIITNRFDLEAEELSDIYRWRWQIELFFKWIKQHVKIKNFYGTSENAVRNQVLLALIAYCLLLLVKLEQNSQHSLLQIRRWLKVFLWQTFEQWIGRMNYQSKRTSRGRQKRN, from the coding sequence ATGGACAAGAATACCCTATTTTCTTCATTTGGTAAATACATTTCACCCATTAATATTGTGAAATTTCAACAACGGATAGACGAAACGGATCAGGACAAGTACGTGAAAAAGTTAACGACCAAAGCATATCTACTCCTGTTTTTGCATGCTCAACTTCAGCAACGAGAAGGACTCCGAGCCATTGCAGATGATGTTTTATCAAAGAAATTCCAGCGAGAGTTAGGACTGTCGTCGATTAGTCCCGCTCAGCTTAGTCGCAAAAACAATCGAGTAGATCCAGCTTTGCTTGAAGAAATATTTGTTGACCTTGTAGGGCAAATTCAGAGACACTCGGGCAACACGTATTCCCTTCGAAAAGACATGAAAATCATTGATTCTACAACGATTGGGCTGTGTTTGCAGAAGTACAAATGGGCAACTTTCCGTAAAACCAAGGCTGGCATCAAACTTCATCTTCGTCTCGTCTTTGCCGACCAGGGGGATGTGTATCCTGAAAAAATAACCATCACGGGTGCCAAGTCCAATGACCGCACTCAAATGGAATCGTTGATTGATGAGATCGGTATGATGTACGTCTTTGATCGAGGGTATGTGGATTATGAAAAATTTGATGAATACACGGACAAAGGCATCTTTTTCGCTTCTCGTCTAAAAGATAACGCCGAAATCCGTCATCTTTATGAATTCAAAATCCCCTTGGAAAGCTCCGTTTTATCGGATTCCATGATCCTTCTTGGAACGCCTCAAAAGCGGGTAGATAACGTGCTGCGACTCATTGAAACGCTTGATTCGAAGGGAAATCTCATTCGAATCATTACGAATCGGTTCGACCTGGAAGCAGAAGAACTCAGCGACATCTATCGTTGGCGTTGGCAAATTGAGCTGTTTTTCAAGTGGATAAAGCAGCATGTAAAGATCAAGAACTTCTATGGAACGAGTGAAAATGCGGTACGAAACCAAGTATTACTCGCACTCATTGCCTACTGCCTGTTGCTCCTTGTCAAACTGGAACAAAACAGTCAGCACAGCTTGTTGCAGATCAGGAGATGGCTAAAAGTGTTTCTTTGGCAAACGTTCGAACAATGGATAGGTAGAATGAATTACCAGTCCAAACGAACATCCAGAGGGCGACAGAAAAGGAATTAG